GTGTATTTCCCGACATGAAAAAACCGTCGGTGGTGTGGGTGGGTGTGAAGGAACTCCGAACACTGGTCACTCTGCAGACAGATCTTGAATCACGGCTGATCATGGCCGGCTGGAGTCCGGACAAACGTGTTTACCGTCCACACATTACAGTTGCCCGGGGCAACTTACGTCGCCGGCGCACACCCGATTTGCTGTTCGAACTGCTTGACCGACACACCACCACTGACTTTGGAACGGTTCACCTTGACCGGATCGTACTGTATCAGTCGGAGCTGAGTTCCGGCGGTGCGAGTTATACTTCACTGTATCAGTCCGTCCTTCACGGACCGGGCGTGAGAGAATGATCATCGAAGTGGAAAGGTCGGTATCACGGTTGACGCAACGGCCCTGAATCGGGATCTGGAAATGTCCGTGTTATACGTTTGTCCGCTGATCAATATTTGTGGTCGGGATCGGTTTTCTTTCCGTATCGAAAGGGTACGCATGTTACGGGATCGTGAACACACTCCGAAGGTGATGATCGGCTTGTCAATCGCATCAGTTTCGGAGTCAGGCCGGTTTCCTGTCTGATTCAGTCAACACCACTTCGACGTGAGAATCACGGACCACTCGTTCGGCAGCTCGAATACCGAACAGCCAGAACAGGGCAGGGTGTACAAAGAAATCCAGCAGAGTCGAACTGATGAGTCCGCCGAGGATCACTGTCGCGACCGGATACAGGATTTCTTTTCCTGGCTCGCCGGCTGCCAGAACCAGCGGTACAAGTCCGATTCCGGAGGTGAGTGCTGTCATCAGAACAGGAGAGAGCCGTTCCAGGCCGGCACGCACGATCATGTCTTTTGTCCAGCTCTCTCCTTCGTATTTCACCAGATGCAGATAATGGTTGAGCAGCAGAATGCCGTTGCGTGAAGCGATTCCTGCCAGCGAAATGAATCCAACGGTTGCGGCGATCGTCAGTGTTTGACCGGTGATCACCAGCGCCGCAACGGATCCGATAAACGCCATGGGAAGTGCGGCCATGACCTGTAGAGAGAGGTTGATCGATCGGAACATGCTGAACAGGACCAGAAACACACCGAGCATCGACACCGCGAATAAACCACCAATGATTCGGTTGGCCTGCTGCTGAGTTTCGAACTGCCCGCTGTATTCAACAAAGTAACCAGCAGGCAATGAGGCAATGACAGGCTTCATCCGCTCCTGAATTTCTTCAACGACATCCACCACACCTCGCCCCGACACATTTGCCTGTAGAATGATTCGTCGCCGGACATTCTCACGGTTGACGGTATTCGGTCCTCCGGATTCATAGATTTCAGCCACTGCCTCCAGTGGAATCCGTGCACCATCCGGTGTATCAATCGATAAGCGGCGGAGGGCGAGGAGGTCTTCCCGATAATCTTCTTTCAAACGGATCAGCAGGTCGAATGAACGCTGACCAACCAGCACGTCCGAGACGACCTGTCCGTTCATCGATGTCTCAATAAATTCATTGACGTCTGCTGGTGTGAGTCCGTAAAGCAGAAGTTTGTCGCGATCGAGGCGGATTTGAAGTTGAGGAATGATTACCTGCGGTTCCACCAGCGGATCCGTGACGCCGTTGATGCTCTGCATCACAGTATGGATTTGCTGAGCTCTGCGACGCAGTTCGTCCAGATCGTCTCCGTACAACTTGATCCCGATTTGCGCTTTGACTCCGGAAATCATGTGCGAAATCAAATGAGCGATTGGCTGCTCCACGGCCGTTACAATTCCGGGAATCTCTGCCACCGTTTCCCGGATTTCCGCCAGTTGTTGCTCTCGTGTCCGTGGGGATCGGGGATCCAGCTCCAGGATATATTCACTCATGTGAACACCTTCCGCATGCTCGTCCAGCTCCGCGCGGCCGGTACGGCGAACGAACCTGATCACGTCCTGGACCTTCTTGATCCGGTTTTCAACCCGTCGATTGATTGCATCCGACTGGACAAGTGATGTACCAGGTGGCAAAACGACATTCAGCTGCATCGAACCTTCGTTGAACGGTGGCAGGGGATCACGTTCCAGATTCACGACAAAGAGTGCAGCAAGTCCGGCGGCTGCTGCGGTCATCAGGAGGTTCAGTTGCGGAAAACGCAGGCTAAATCGGATGACTCTGTCGCCGACCCATTTGAGGCCGCGCAGGACAACGCCGTCTTTCTGGTGCTCTGTCAGCTTCGAGTTGCCCAGCAGCCAGTAGCACAGGACCGGGGTCACAGTCAGCGATACCACCAGCGATGACAAAATCGAAACGATGTATGCGATTCCAAGCGGTGCAAAAAGTCGTCCAACC
The Fuerstiella sp. genome window above contains:
- the thpR gene encoding RNA 2',3'-cyclic phosphodiesterase; this translates as MGIRTFIAFSVDPDLQLRRVIDELSQIGPSVRISGSSTLHLTLRFLGETAEESVSELIRILNEVAAEFTAVDAAMSGLGVFPDMKKPSVVWVGVKELRTLVTLQTDLESRLIMAGWSPDKRVYRPHITVARGNLRRRRTPDLLFELLDRHTTTDFGTVHLDRIVLYQSELSSGGASYTSLYQSVLHGPGVRE
- a CDS encoding efflux RND transporter permease subunit; translated protein: MLNAVIRFALRQRLLIMALALMISGYGAWQGIHAQVDVFPDLNRPRVVIMTEAHGLAPEEIETLVTFPIEASMNGASGVQVVRSSSAVGISVVYVEFDWGTDIYDDRQIVNERLQLIQDRMPEGVIPTLAPVSSIMGQILMLGIWSENTKTDAMELRTLADWVIRQRLLTIQGVSQVFAMGGERKQFQVLVDPDAMLQFGVTLNQVRHAVQESSRNATGGYLDQQGPNELLVRALGRVQSVEDIQKVAVTIRDGRPVALGQIAQVVEGAQVKRGDSAAYQRDDSEKFLGGPAVVLTVNKQPGSDTRTVTDECLAAVRDLQPSLPKGMHIEPMYMQKSFIDRAIDNVKQALRDGGILVVVILFLFLMNFRTTFITLTAIPLSILMTAIVFAFFDLSINTMTLGGLAVAIGELVDDAIVDVENIFRRLKTNRRRASPEHPLLVVFRASVEVRNSIVFGTMIVILVFVPLFALTGMVGRLFAPLGIAYIVSILSSLVVSLTVTPVLCYWLLGNSKLTEHQKDGVVLRGLKWVGDRVIRFSLRFPQLNLLMTAAAAGLAALFVVNLERDPLPPFNEGSMQLNVVLPPGTSLVQSDAINRRVENRIKKVQDVIRFVRRTGRAELDEHAEGVHMSEYILELDPRSPRTREQQLAEIRETVAEIPGIVTAVEQPIAHLISHMISGVKAQIGIKLYGDDLDELRRRAQQIHTVMQSINGVTDPLVEPQVIIPQLQIRLDRDKLLLYGLTPADVNEFIETSMNGQVVSDVLVGQRSFDLLIRLKEDYREDLLALRRLSIDTPDGARIPLEAVAEIYESGGPNTVNRENVRRRIILQANVSGRGVVDVVEEIQERMKPVIASLPAGYFVEYSGQFETQQQANRIIGGLFAVSMLGVFLVLFSMFRSINLSLQVMAALPMAFIGSVAALVITGQTLTIAATVGFISLAGIASRNGILLLNHYLHLVKYEGESWTKDMIVRAGLERLSPVLMTALTSGIGLVPLVLAAGEPGKEILYPVATVILGGLISSTLLDFFVHPALFWLFGIRAAERVVRDSHVEVVLTESDRKPA